The following nucleotide sequence is from Synchiropus splendidus isolate RoL2022-P1 chromosome 14, RoL_Sspl_1.0, whole genome shotgun sequence.
CCCACACTCTTCAGTAACTCTTCTGGAGCATGTTTAAACACCAATAATCCATGTTGTGTCCATCAGCTACGCCAAAGAACCATCTGTTCTGCCCTCCCCTGCAGTTGCTCTGAACCCAAAACACTTGCTGTATAGACCTAGTCACTTGTAtatcactgtattgctgtagctccaaaacacactgcaacagttggTATttttagctagctagctagagagagagagagagagctggtgTGATGTGTTGACAACCTTTGCATAAATATTGGAGCGGTAGGATGAAGATTGGTGAAAAGAGGAAGTTGTTTTTTGAGGCAACaactacattacattttttgaaGGCAAGACTGAGATCTTAACTTTCTGCTGTGTGCGGAGGCGAACCATCTCTCTGTCATGACTCATATCTACCCATTGGCTTGAATGACATCCACGAGAGTGAAACCGCGACAATGTGGCGCACAAATTCTCTGAGGATTTCATTGCTGTTCTAGCATCTCAACACACTGCTGTCCTTGGACAATGAACTCCATGAGGCAGAATCATCTTTTCAAGATTGGTTTATTGAAGTCAATACAGTACTGCAAAGGCATTGAGTTGAGTAGAAATGCACCCTCATGGATGAATTAAGACATTTGTTTTACAGAAGttgagtctgaaaaaaaaaaaaaaaacctggccTCTTCACAATGAGATGATGGCACTCAAACAGCGTTTGTGCGTGCAGTCCGCAAAACAGTCCGGAGAGCAGGCCCAAGCATGGACACGGAACTAAATGGCTTCATCACCAATAAATACAAGTATAAAAACACATTgataattattataaaaaaaggTTCATGAGAGATACCAAAGGCACAGGACTTAATCCACCTCGGCAGTCCAGGATCACCATCAGACACGAATATATTGAGACATAGAAtacttaaataacaaaataatactcttttttttttgtcagaacgATATCCAGTCAAGTTTTCCTATGATTCTGCAAACTCAAAGATATGCACCAGTGCTTCCAGATTGGCTTTGacattgctttgttttatttcttagtTCTTCCTTTGATTGGAATCTGGTGGAAATGATCTTATGCTGTGGTCATCAAAAACCCTTTCCAGACCTACAGGTGCACAAACATGAGAGCGTAAAATACGTTTGTATTTTGATTGGTGTCACCTGAAACTGTGTCAGATCATATTGGGAGGAACAACTCTTCAAGGAAGGAAGCATTTTTCTGCCATAACATAAAGCAATATAAAGTTTCttatattttggaaaatcaaaaacagaatcataataaaacaaaatactaaCATAGTATAATTTCATCACTGTAAATCCAGTTGGCAATACAAAAGGCAATTAAAAAGCAATGCGATACACAAATGGGTGTTTCATCGGAGTCACTTCCCAGGACCTTTCCTTCATGCAAGCGGACCACCGAAAACATTTCTCCGTCAGCGGTTTTCCATCATTTTCTTCGCATGATGTCAGTCATTCTTTGCTGATTTTTAGCGCCATTGAAAACACACCCCGTCTAAGGccacgccaaacaaaaaagtgaccCTCTAGAAGTCAAGCTGTATCAACAGCCTCCAGCATCTCAAATAAaaaactggaaaagaaaaacaaacaggaggCGAAGCCAATGTGGGGAATGATTTCATCCACTGAAGGGGGTTCTAAAAAGGGCCCAGAGAATTTCCTCGAATTTAAACCCGTCTCTGGTGTATAGCTTTTTTAAGCACAGGACAGATGCCCCATTATGATTGACTATTTGCAACCTGGATCTACTCGActggagatgaaaaaaaacaaaactcccgACATGATATCCTGACCTGAATCCCCAGACTGTGGTCACTATGCGGCAGCTCGATTTCTGGTGAAGAGGCAAGTGACCTACAGTAAACTCAGCTCCATAGTCGGTTCACGCAACGGTCTCTTTGTGGGCATGTGTGATGAACAATGCCTGTCAACCCACGGACCACTGAAACTGAAATGATTTCCCTCATAATCTTGTGTACGATATCTTTGAGTTACTTGGAGAAAACTGTCTactaactatggaaaaacacctcCATCAATGCCCCAGTGCATCTTTGGTAAAACTCCCAAAACTTTCCATGGACTCCTTCTCCTCACTTTCTTTACACTCGCTAGTCTACTTGAGCAAATCCCTCCCGAGTCAAATCTTGGCACTTCCCGTGCTTCACAGGAAAGCCCTCTCTAATCTCAACAATCCTCGACGCATCACTTCTTTACGCTCCGTCACCCTACACCGCCCCgcgcctcctccctcttcttgtCTCTAATGAAAACAATAGCTTGCTAATTGTGCTTGGTTGACATAATGGACTCGTGTACACAGCTGGAGGGTGGACTGCAGATCCCACCTGTGCTGAGTCAAGCCGGGGCCGATTCAGATCTTTCGCACCAACACGTCTCCTGTCTGTGGAATTTACTGTGTCATCAGTAGGTTTTAACAACCCTCACCCCCCTACTCCTTTCAAGAGCTTAAAGTATAATGTCTTtggcaatataaaaaaaaaaaaactgaccatGGTTATGAGAACCAGGCACATTCCAGGACGATGAAGTGGTGTCTGCACCATCCCCCTTCAACAAGTGTCCCTTTAGGTGAGCCCTTCCAGACCCCCGTGTTCAACCAAGCCACCAAAGCTGCTGACAAACCAAAGCACAGAGCTGAACACTGACAAAGACCATCAGGGAGGTCTTTTCAAGGCTGACTGTAGATGCCAGACTGTTTGATCAGGACGAACCCCTGACCCCGGACGAGTAAAGCTAGTCAGCTGTGCGTGAAAAGGCCCTGGGTTTGTCcacattcacagaaaaaaaaaactggcttgTTCCGGCTTCTTCCAACCTTTATGGAATTGACATACATAATTGTTtttatagatttaaaaaaaaggcactTCCTACATACCTATTATCATACACATACATAGCACATACACTTTGAATATATAAATGTCTACATGTTTTACATGCACAGACATAGAGCTATATATGAACACAGGTGAGTGCTCATCACCAATTATATATGTCAGTTCCATGGGAGGAGACAGTGAGATGAGACTCTTCCAGTAACGCCACCAGTTTAGcaagtttagaaaaaaaaataacattaaacaATCAACAATGTCAACTACTTTTGGAACACCATTTTTAAGGAAgtaaaaatcacaaaataatgcGCTCGGTGTGAGTTCTAAGGTGCTTTTGTAAACTCAAACCCAAAAAAACGGGCGGCGTAAAAGCAAAGACAACCAGAGTCTGGTTGCTGAGTTTGTGATTCTTACTTGCCTTCTAGCAGAATATGTAAACATGTCGAACACAGCAAAGTCTAGCGGCGCGCCAAGTCGGCAGACTGGGTGGCGCTCTCTCGTGCCAGCTCTGCCTCTGTACTGTTCACACCCTAACTCGGTTTCCTTTGGCTGTGGAAGTGTGTACACCTGTGTGCGCTTGATAATTCCGATCAGCATCACGGTCCCATTTGGCAAAACCACAATCTCATAAGACTTATTCCCAGTAACCCACTGGTCGTTAAAGCCATTCATAtccgcacacaaacacacacagttgttaCATTCCCACAGCTTCTTCTTAGTGACTGTTAGGTGAGGTTGCTGCTAATGTCCAAGGCTTGTTGGTACACCTGAGTCATGTCCTCAAGGTCCCCCAACAGGGAGAAGCTGCCATTGTCCCCTGGGGAGCCTCTAGATTTGTGGCTACGGTTGAACTTGGATCCCTGGAGAGCAGGTGCAGCCTGAAAACCTTTGAAGTTGGCGAGATGTAGCAGGTTTTCAGCTGAGACACAGGCCCGGATGTTTGGGCGAAGGTGGGGAGTCGACGGGTGCCATTCAGCTCCGCAGAGAGAGGTGGGCGAAAGGGACAAGACAGAGCTGTCCTCACCGACGATGCTGGAGGGACGGCTCTGACTGCGCGACAGACCAGAGTCAGTGGAAGGAGGCGGGTCGCCCAGAACCTCTGCCACTGCAGCAGCGGACGGAGGTCCACTGTAGGTGGAGTACTTGCCGTTACGCTTTAGTATTCCCTTTCTGCCCATCACTCTTTTTGGTGGGGAGGTGGCTAGCACTGACATACCGGTCCCCCCTAAAAGCTCTGTGGACTCACTACGCTCCGGTGAAGAGTAGTACCCTGACTCCCGTTGTTGGTTGTTCTTTAAGATGCCTTTCTTTGGCAAAGAAGGTGCCGACTTCGCCTGTGAGACTTCACTTGAggtcagctcctcttcctctggatCAGGACTTGAAGCCTCATCTCCCACATCTGCTTGTTGAAGGAACTCTTGCTGACCCAAATCAGCCTCCTCCAAACTTGCGCGCTGGTGTTCTTCTACAACCCTGGTCTTCAGTATACCCTTTGGCCTCTTCAGACCTGGTTTATCTTCAGCTCCACACTGGGACTCTTCGGCTTCAACATTTTCCTTCTTGGACTTTTTGGGCCTCTGGCGCAACAGCTGGGGGAGGGATGCAGGTTTGGCTCCAGAACCTCGTGGCTCAGTGCGGTTCTGCCAGTCGATGAAGCGTGCCAGCATGGGTGAGCCTCCATGGTCGCGTTGGGattcacagtcacacacactgttcTTCCAGCCCCAGTTTACCCACCAGTGATTGGCTATATCTTCTACAGTGGCCCTGCGTTCTGGGTTCACCATTAGCATCCAGCGAATCAGTCCTCGTGCATCTACAGAGAACCAGGGGAACAAAATGTAAATTCGTATCACCCTATAATTCCACTTACAACTTTTCCAATGATGCGTTACCTGATGATTGAGTTGGTTCTTTGTACTCCCCGTTGCTAATCTGGTGAATGAGTTTCTTGTGATCTCCCCCATCAAACGGCATGGTTCCGTAAACCAGGGTGTACAGCAGCACCCCAAGAGCCCAGCTATCCACCTGGTGAGGAGTCAAAATCCGTGGTCACATATTGGTTTGCTTAGTCGCACTGTGCGAAAACACACACTGGCGATCTCGTGGGGTGTGTTAGGTCTTATGCAATGGAAATGCCGTAGTatccttcatgttttcattgctaTTCATGGCTTTAAAACAAATGTTCCGGAAAACCAGGCTCTGCCCCCACAGGGAACCTTTTGAGCAAGGCTATCGGGTTCATTACCGCATATGTATTTCCTTACCACTGAACGTACATGTTGGGGATGTTGTGATGCCTGAATACCTCTCTGTGAAATCATGATAATTACAAGGACCTCAGGAGGAAGTTGCTGGTTTCCATTCAGATAAATCCGTTCCCCCCGCCATCCCCGCCCCCGTCTACATGTCTCTTGCCCTGTCAGGCAGAAGCAAGCACTTTCTGACCACCAGCCTAATGCGATGTGGCTTTCTAAGTAAGCTGTTACATAAGACTTTGTCTGAAGCATGAAGAGGTACAGAGGCACGGGGAAGAGGTGGGACAGGAAGAGCTAATGAGTCCCGCAGAAATAGCCGTACTGTGATTTCCCGGCCCCAGTGACTTGTCTGAGACATGCTGCCACACAGGGAACTGTAATGAGTCTGAGactgtgacaggaagtgatacATGATGTTGGCTTTAGGAGAATGAGCTGTGCGGAGGCATGTACCTTCTGTCAGCTTGCTATAGAAAGAAGTCTTGACCTCACAGACGGAAAAAGAACGAGAGAAAAATAGACTTGATAACCTAAAGATACCCAACAATGGCTGAACAATTGAACATTGTCATGGGTGACTCCCCAAATCACGCCTTTCCACAGTTTCTGAGCCGCCAATAGTTCTGCTGCCCCAATATCGTGTAAGGGCGACGCTTTGAAAAAAGGTTTGGTGAGCTATTTCCACCGCTGTGTTTGCTGTAATTTGTGGCCTCGCCCCGATCAGCATTCTATAATTTAAAGTACGTCCCGATTGCTGTAGATTTCTTTGCGTTCTCCAGGAAATTATAGTCATTTGCATGTAAATGACCGGTTGGAGCTGAATTTCTAAAAATGCCACTTTATCCTCCCTCGCTCGCTTTGTTTTATGTAACTCAGTGCAATTTACAGGCAAGGCCTCTCAGAATAGCTTTGGTATTTCCACATTAGTGGCCTTCAGGAGGTATTTTGAGTGTCTCTCACCAAAAATATTCTGCCAAATGCTGACTGGATGTGACCATATGTGTTCTTTGAGGCTGTGGAACTCATTCCGATCCTATTATGTTCAAGAGAAAGTGAGCACAACTATCCTCCAGTTTCTCACTTCAAAGCGTGCAGACATTAAGAGGGCAGAGGGGGGAGACAGTATCTGGGCTGCAAGCCTCTGTGGAGCAGCAAAGGAGACCTCCTCCAGACGAGACGACTTCGTCGTCCCTTCAAAGGCCACAGTTGAAGCCTTACTTTTGATAATTACATTTCAGCGAACATTGAAAACATGCAAACACCAAACAAATGCTCGAGAAAGAAAGTCCCTCAAATGAGCATCTGTTGTCTTTTGAGGTCACTCACCTCTGGCCCTCTGTATGGTCTCCCATTGACGATCTCCGGCGAGGCGTACAGCGGGCTTCCACAGAAGGTTTGTAGCAGTTTGTCCTTGTGATAGAGGTTGGACAATCCAAAGTCAGCAATCTGTGGGAAAAGCATAAAAAATATGTCTGTTTAGAAAGCACTATTATCAACTCAGAAGGGGTCATGGCTGTAACAAAATGCTGTCACATCATTCAAGTACAGGGTACATACATTACTTTGAGGCAACGGTGTACCATCTCAGTCTATGGCTTCGGTCAGGTTAAAGGTTTGTTTGCAAGCAGCCGTCCTGTCATTGTCACGGCTCTACTGTGCTTGGATCGGCCATGAAATCCACTGATGGAAAAGCCTAGGACCCACTTGAATCAACGCAAGCTATTTGAAAAAGTCATGAGAGACCAGAAGTGGGCGTGGTCTTCTGACAATGAGGGCAACAATCCACTACCCACTTTCTGTTTTCCGTTGTGTTACTCTAATGATCAGTCCCAGCTTCCGCTGAAGTTTAAACAATCTATAACACATGGGAACTGCTAGAACACAATGAATCCAACAGTAGATGGACAAACTTTACCCTTCAAGCTAAAGTATTTGGGAAACTATTGCTGAGTCAACTCTGACATCACTAGCTTCAACGCCTTTGTGCCGATGGTAACCCCTGTGTAAAACCGAAGAATTGTATGTGATAGCTATCTGAGACGGAGAGGCGTTGCTACATTCAGGTGTTTTCCAATATTCTCAGTCATGTTACCTTAATGTTACAGTTTTCATCCAGTAGAACATTTTCCAGTTTCAGATCTCTGTGCACCACGCCATTctggaagaaaagaaacaatgagaATCAATTCAAATTCTCTGAGGCATTTCTCAGCTTCGACGATGGGTTGTGGGAGCGTGTGAAAGATAGATTTGATAGATTGAATCACTTCTTATTCAATGTAATCACATTTTGATTCAGTCACCAGTTTGAAAGACTGTTACTAATTTATTACAAATCTTCCCTAAAATAAGTGGTTGTCTTAAATGATTgatattgtcatttttatttggcGACCCCCACCACGTCCACCGTCAGGTATGTTGGTTCAGATGACTGATCGCTCAAGCCTCATATCTCAGAAGCATGACATCATTTCCAGTCCCATCAGGGGACCAGCCATGACACGAGGGGAACCCATCCAAACAAGTCCCGGGGCTCACATAACTGGGAGTTACCAGGGTGTGGACAAAGCAGGGGCTCACAGGGGAGTGGGAGGAGTTAAAGCAAAGGGGAAACTCTTTATCCCAAACGTCTTTCAGTGTGTCAACAGATGAGGACAGATTTAATTCAGGCCTCGGTTGGTTCAATGTAATCGGAGCACAGGCTCCAATCCTCCCTTAGAAACAGATGACTGCCACTCACCGCCAAGAAAAGCACATAGATTAACTGGCTCTCTGGCTGCGTTGGTTTCCATTCGGAGGGAAAAACAAGAGGAGAGTCATGTCGCTCTCACCTTGTGACAGTGGTGGACAGCGGAGACTATCTGTCTAAAGAAGTGTCGCGTCTCTCGCTCGCTCAGCCGCCGACGCTCGCTGATGTAGTCGTACAGTTCCCCCTTGCTAGCGTACTCCATCACGATCACGATCTTGTCCTTGTTTTCAAACACTGGGGATGAAAGGCAAAATGGAATTAATGATCAACAATTCAAAACATAGGCATGTTTACATCAGCCGAAACACAAATTGTACTCACTGACTACACTTTCAACCATTTGTCACTAGAGCTTTACGTAACTATCCATTTAGTCCCTATGAACTTTGCAAGTCTTTGGACGACTGTCCAAACACTTGTTGACTTTACTCGTCTACAAGACGACACAACATAAACAAGCCTAAACTTTGCTTGTCTTTAAATGTTTCGATGTATTTCGCAACAATGTGTCCTCAAACGAACCACGGAAAATTGCAGACTGACAGGATTCGTAAAAGCAATGTTACACATGTCAAACTTAATTTGTGATTTCCAACATTCCAGTTAAGATAATCCGAATGATTTGTCCAGCGAGCTTCGACAGCTCTTCGTCAATGTCAGGAAAAAGCAAGGAACATATAGAACAATAGTGTTACGTAAAAAGGTCCAGGGAAATGTTTCACTCCCTGTTGTTTTGATGAGGGAATCCAAATTCCAGAGGCGAGTATTACATCCCTCCACGTCTCTGGCACTTACATCAGCCAAACTCCACCTCATGTGTTTGGCTCCTTCTCAACACATCAAGGAGGGTCCGATAACTTAATCAAGCCTGGCTCTTTGGGGACCGCagagcagtgaaaacagagatAAAGCAGAGACCATGCTGAGGCACAGGGAGACTCTTGGTTCAGAAACACACCAAGCATAGTTGTCTCAATTCTGGTTAACCTGAGGCAGTATTTTGGATAATGGATCGATGACTCAACTTAGGGGGGGCACTGGTATCAGTCCATGACGTACAGAGCGGAATTATGACTGTTCATCTAGAAGAGAGAATCAGGGATGCCTGCCTGGGCATCAAAAGTATTTGAAAATGGAATAAATGGATAGAAATCTAGCCTCCATCCTGGTGTCAAACATCATGCCAGGCCAACTGTGTCATCTCAGAAGGACCTGGGTCTTCTTCCCAACTGGGCCTCACCATTTAGTGCAAGATTgccaaaccacctcaactggcttctcacGATGCTGAGGAGTGAGGTATCTGGTTTGAGGCTCACCTGGATGACTAACCTTCTCCCCCCATGCTTGAGGGAAGAGTACAGGGATCCAGCAGAGGCAACGTATTTTGGCCACTTGTGTCAGTGACTACTCCGGTCGCCGAGTCTTTATGTATGCGTACATACATTAGGACGACTACCGAGACATCAGCACCACTCCTGGAATCCTAGAGTTATTCAGATCAGATCTTGTACAGCCTAAGGTAGTGACACATTTTTGTACCTGGAAAAAGAACATGATCCAGACAAACTGTGGTCGTCGTCTGTGACTCGCGAGTGCACTTTTAGGTTAAACACTATTGTACCGTGTTCGTATCTGACATTACCGCCACAAACGTATCATTTGCAGTCAGTATTTACAACCCAACGTGTAATTTCTCCTTGGCAATGTGTTTGTCTCCAAAGGCCTTGGCATGCAGGGAATGAAAATGTCTGGGTGGGGAAGGGAAGCCGGCCGATCAAACGGCAGTTTTTCCCACACAGCATGGCCGTCGGGACCGATCGCCTCGCCTTTCTGCACCGTCGAGCAAGCACCTTCAGTCACTCTCCTCACCCCCACCCGCGGGTGCTTTTAGAGATATAATCCTctacaaaaacacacagttgCTGAGTGATGCTAACGCTCCACGATTGTCTGGCTGCTGGGAAGAAACAGAAGAGCGGGGGGGGGGAGTGAGCACTGCCTGGACTCTGACTGGTGCGCAGCCGTGACCCCGACTGACATTGGACTGATCTCTCAAATTCTCAGCTTGCACTTGCATTTATCTTTGACCCCTGGTGGTGAAGTAATTACCTGGCTTACATAACTCTGGACTGTTCCGGCCCACCGCCAGCGCTACAGGCTGCTTGTCACTCATGTCGCTTTGTTCACGGCCCGACCTCAACATCGGTCTAATTAGCAGCTATTGTTTGGTCGCGATACACTGATGATGGACTGATGCCGCCAGCTGGCGCTTCAGAGCACAACAAGTGAGGGACCTCGGTAATCCGGACCGGCTTAAGTGGCTTCTCCTATAATTGAGTCTTGTACGTTCTGTTGAGCATAGAAAGCCAAGTGGTCCCTCACCTTGTAATGATCgtagttgtttttcattcataacGTTGTCATCCTTTCTTCCATGTTGCTTTTCTACTGAAcctaatttaaaataaatgttttccaaaTATTCCTTTCGAGCGGCAAAGACTCCACACATAGGGTTAAAGTACTTTCAAAGATCCACTTCTTTTGTAGAACACAACATAGAATTTCCATTTTCACCACAAACACTTTCGTTTCTTTGGAGGAAATTCAGCCAAAGACAATAAACCATTTCAGAAGCTCTGAACCAAGAGTCATTAGCTCGATGGTTGACAACAGATAATTATACGTTGGCTTGTTttccagatgtgtttttttatgaCTTCATCCCCACAATTCCTCTCTTAAATATTTACGACTCCGTTCAGAAGCGTATTCAGTCAATGGGTTCGCTGGGCACGGTGGTTACAAACGCCTCATATTTCCcctaaaattgaaattgttttaattttcagttttttgttaGAGATTTGTTTCGACCCCAAATCTATAATATTTTCTTGGCTTTCAGTTGGAGACATTTATTCCTGTTTTTGAAAGACTTGGATGGTCATAAAACAGAGACATCTGGGTGTGGATGCATGAGGGGACTGAAAACACAGAAATCGGCTCTCAAT
It contains:
- the nuak1b gene encoding NUAK family SNF1-like kinase 1; this encodes METAYLSPHRGSSRREPQRGHASTAAAPPATDSPDGGADGRRSSGVKKHHHKHNLKHRYELLETLGRGTYGKVKKAIERHSGRVVAIKSIRKEKIKDDQDMVHIRREIEIMSSLRHPHIISIYEVFENKDKIVIVMEYASKGELYDYISERRRLSERETRHFFRQIVSAVHHCHKNGVVHRDLKLENVLLDENCNIKIADFGLSNLYHKDKLLQTFCGSPLYASPEIVNGRPYRGPEVDSWALGVLLYTLVYGTMPFDGGDHKKLIHQISNGEYKEPTQSSDARGLIRWMLMVNPERRATVEDIANHWWVNWGWKNSVCDCESQRDHGGSPMLARFIDWQNRTEPRGSGAKPASLPQLLRQRPKKSKKENVEAEESQCGAEDKPGLKRPKGILKTRVVEEHQRASLEEADLGQQEFLQQADVGDEASSPDPEEEELTSSEVSQAKSAPSLPKKGILKNNQQRESGYYSSPERSESTELLGGTGMSVLATSPPKRVMGRKGILKRNGKYSTYSGPPSAAAVAEVLGDPPPSTDSGLSRSQSRPSSIVGEDSSVLSLSPTSLCGAEWHPSTPHLRPNIRACVSAENLLHLANFKGFQAAPALQGSKFNRSHKSRGSPGDNGSFSLLGDLEDMTQVYQQALDISSNLT